The Chryseobacterium oranimense genome contains the following window.
TATCCAGTGGTGTGGGGAAAGCGGAATTCCTTTTTCAATTGTTTTCACGAAAGTTGATAAACTGAAACCGAATGTTGCGATACAAAATGTAGAAAACTATAAAAACGAGCTGCACAAAACCTGGGATGATTTGCCCGAACTGTATGTAACTTCTGCGGAAAAGAAAACTGGTGGTGATGAGATCCTGGATTTTATTCAGAAAACGAATGAATTCCTTAAAAATAATAATGTAAGTTTTGATGAGTAATATAATCTGGAAGATTAAAACCTTTGATGAGTTTACGGTTCCTGAGCTGTACTCGGTCTTAAAGGCCCGTATTGATGTTTTTGTGATTGAGCAGAACTGTCCTTATCCTGATCTGGATAATTACGACCAGAAGGCTGTACATATCTGGGCCGAAGAAGACGGGGAAATCTTAGCCTACTGCAGGATTTTTGACAAAGGAATCAAGTATGAGGAAACTTCTTTGGGAAGAGTGCTAACCACTGAACAGGCAAGAGGAAAAAATCTTGGAAGACAGCTTATCCAATATGCTGTAGAAACTATTGAAAACCGTTTTCATACTTCTGAAATTAAGATCTCGGCGCAGGATTATTTACTAAGATTTTATTCCGGGTTCGGGTTTGTAGATACAGGAAAGAAATATCTTGAAGATGATATTCCACATACGGAAATGATCAGAAAATAAAAAAGCGAAGAGAAATCTTCGCTTTTTTTATGAATATGTTGAGTGTTTTTAATTATCTACCTGTAATGGCTTTTAAAATAATGGGCTCTAAATTGGAAGGCAGATCTGCTGATTTTATCTGGTATTTCTTGATTTTCATTTCTTTAAACCACTTTTCCCAGTATTCTTTAATAACAGCTTCTTCAAATGGATTTCCTTTTTCTGGATTGATTCCGAGCACGATGACCTCCAGATTGCTTAAATTATCATTGGCTTTCACGAAACCAAGATTTTTTTGCTCAAAGGTTGTTTTGAAATCAGATGTTGTTAAATTATTGGATTTAATAAGCTTTGAGGTTAAATAGGAAGTCTTTGCTTTTTCTGAAAACCTGGAGTTTTCATGATACATATATCCGTCTGTCAGGATGAATAAGATATTTCTGTGATCTTCTTTTACACAATAATCATTAACTTTATTTTTAAAAAATTCCCAAATATCAGAGCCTACATAATTTCCGTCCTTTATTGCAGACTGATAGATATTGGCAGGTAATTCAGCATATTTTTTTTCAACGGTATTGAAATAGGCTTTGTTGGTATTCTGGTCAAAAGAAACTTTAAGCTCTTTTGTAAAGTCATTGATTTTGGGATCGGAAGGTTCAGGATTAAAGAAAACCTGCATCTGATCATTATAGGTAATGATTCTTTTTGTTTTGATATGGTTCAGAAATCCTTTTTCGATCGCTTTAATATATTCTATATCCCTCTGGAAATACTCCATTGTGGGATTGGGGTTTGTGTTGGGATCAATTCTGTCGGATAAATCGATCAGAATGCTCACGTTGATATTGTTGGGATCAGGTTCAGGAATGTTTTTACCGCTTTTGGAATCTACAGGATCTTTACAACAGGAAACTAAAGATATCATCAGTAATAGGTAGACTATATTTTTCATAGGAAGTGAGTTATAAGGCTGATAAATAGACTAAGTTTTGACTGTCGGAGTTGGCTCCCACATCTTCCAGGTTGGTGCTGTAAATATCAATACAGCTATCGATCATGATTTGCTTTTCCGTTTTTGAAACAGCTATTCTCTCACCAATATACGTGATCCAGCCCTGAACATATTCTGAAGCATAGAGTTTATAATCTTTGGTGGGAATGATCACTCCGTCAATGATGTTTTGAAGTTCTTCAATTCTTCCGCGTGTTTTTATTATGAGTTCTTTAGTCGTTCCGATACTGACGAGGATTTCTTCAATTTCTTTTTTAAGAACATTAATTTTTTCCATCAGGAAGAGCACATTCTTCTGTCTGATTTCCTGTTCATTTTTAATTTTATCTTTCTCTCTGTGCTCTTTCATCACAAAATCGAAAACCAATCCCCAGATAAT
Protein-coding sequences here:
- a CDS encoding GNAT family N-acetyltransferase → MSNIIWKIKTFDEFTVPELYSVLKARIDVFVIEQNCPYPDLDNYDQKAVHIWAEEDGEILAYCRIFDKGIKYEETSLGRVLTTEQARGKNLGRQLIQYAVETIENRFHTSEIKISAQDYLLRFYSGFGFVDTGKKYLEDDIPHTEMIRK